A single region of the Anaerohalosphaeraceae bacterium genome encodes:
- a CDS encoding type II secretion system protein, whose product MKCDFKQSVRRSGFTLVEIAASLAILVGLLASVLVVMNQAVGASMEIIERRRAFETARENLESLLTASAVSDQMETGYSERYPEIRWERRVEPFYEPISNRMWIRAVSSAFYRDRDDQEQAVELEQWLTGLSAEQVKQILAQQELEEKILDELYGEEEKALEEMTKVCLEQAGLDAAAYENLLQRQRRQKVAYLIENGLSKEYDQLVETLENDKSEFLQKLGVNFDRLNDCIRYLQDNPQLLPSRGGSPSEIPEETSPDSPAEPSDEPESPQKPEEETASEPSLPEEPDCPFDCSKIDPSLKPLICQLTGCCCN is encoded by the coding sequence ATGAAATGCGATTTTAAACAATCTGTTCGCCGCAGCGGTTTTACGCTCGTCGAGATTGCCGCCTCTCTGGCGATTCTGGTCGGGCTCCTGGCCTCTGTTCTGGTCGTTATGAACCAGGCCGTCGGAGCTTCGATGGAAATTATTGAGCGCCGCAGGGCTTTTGAGACGGCCCGGGAAAATCTCGAATCTCTCCTGACCGCATCCGCCGTCAGCGATCAGATGGAAACCGGCTACAGCGAACGATATCCGGAAATCCGCTGGGAACGGCGGGTGGAGCCCTTTTATGAACCCATCAGCAACCGAATGTGGATACGGGCCGTCAGCAGCGCCTTTTACCGCGACCGCGACGACCAGGAACAGGCGGTGGAGCTGGAACAGTGGCTGACCGGTTTGTCCGCCGAACAGGTCAAGCAGATTTTGGCCCAGCAGGAGCTGGAAGAAAAGATTCTGGACGAACTGTATGGAGAAGAAGAAAAAGCTCTCGAGGAAATGACAAAAGTCTGTCTGGAGCAGGCCGGACTGGATGCGGCCGCCTATGAAAATCTTCTTCAGCGCCAGCGGCGGCAGAAGGTCGCCTATCTGATTGAAAACGGCCTCAGCAAAGAATATGACCAATTGGTGGAAACGCTCGAGAATGACAAGTCTGAATTTCTTCAGAAACTGGGAGTAAACTTTGACCGGCTGAATGACTGTATCCGGTATCTGCAGGACAACCCTCAACTGCTGCCCAGTCGGGGCGGGAGTCCCTCGGAAATTCCGGAGGAAACCTCCCCGGATTCGCCGGCCGAACCGTCTGATGAGCCCGAATCTCCGCAGAAACCCGAGGAAGAGACCGCATCCGAGCCCTCTCTTCCGGAAGAACCGGACTGTCCGTTTGACTGCAGCAAAATTGATCCGTCGCTGAAACCGCTTATCTGCCAACTGACCGGCTGCTGCTGCAACTGA
- a CDS encoding type II secretion system F family protein, producing the protein MPRFSYTAIGSGQKTEKGVISAESAFAARKMLRSKGLHPTEVTQITAETAGRSFHSVFGNKKKTVAAFTKELATMLRAGIKLTDALSVLIQQIPDPQLKNAITDVRDRVVTGESFAEALSEYEAYFDLIYVSMMRVGEVTGTLEDSLTTMSNMLEKQRQLEEKMTTAMMYPAILLTLSVVVVLIIMIFFLPLITNELVKVGQTLPLTTRALMKISDLLTSAWAFVILGVLFGLSWLYKRAVRTERGTALRDRFLLALPGFGPLIKQRIVSRFASTLATLLSSGMSMAESLRVVAQVTGNAVMAEAVRQARERILSGSDIATPLRDSGVISPSIAHMITVGEKSGELEQMLRMISQNLEAESDVVIERLSKFVEPIIILFMAGLIGLIAYATMVPIIKFSVTQF; encoded by the coding sequence GTGCCGAGATTCAGTTATACAGCGATTGGAAGCGGTCAGAAGACGGAAAAAGGCGTGATTTCCGCCGAGAGCGCCTTTGCCGCCCGCAAGATGCTGCGCAGCAAGGGCCTGCATCCGACGGAGGTCACGCAGATTACCGCTGAGACCGCCGGCCGGTCGTTTCACTCCGTTTTCGGCAACAAGAAAAAGACCGTGGCGGCGTTCACGAAAGAACTGGCGACGATGCTGCGGGCGGGCATCAAGCTGACCGATGCGCTGTCGGTGCTGATTCAGCAGATTCCGGACCCGCAATTAAAGAATGCCATTACGGATGTGCGCGACCGTGTCGTGACGGGTGAGTCCTTTGCCGAGGCCCTGAGCGAATACGAGGCGTATTTTGACCTGATTTATGTGAGCATGATGCGGGTCGGCGAGGTCACCGGCACGCTGGAAGACAGCTTAACCACGATGTCCAATATGCTCGAAAAGCAGCGGCAGCTGGAAGAAAAGATGACAACCGCGATGATGTATCCGGCCATTCTGCTGACCCTTTCCGTGGTGGTGGTGCTGATTATTATGATTTTCTTCCTGCCGCTGATTACCAATGAGCTGGTCAAGGTCGGCCAGACCTTGCCGCTGACAACGCGGGCCCTGATGAAGATTTCCGACCTGCTGACCAGCGCCTGGGCTTTTGTGATTCTGGGAGTGCTGTTTGGACTGAGCTGGCTGTACAAGCGGGCGGTCCGAACGGAGCGCGGAACGGCGCTGCGCGACCGCTTCCTGCTGGCCCTGCCGGGGTTCGGCCCGCTGATTAAGCAGCGGATTGTTTCACGGTTTGCCTCTACACTGGCTACGCTGCTGAGCTCCGGAATGTCGATGGCTGAATCGCTGCGGGTCGTTGCCCAGGTGACCGGCAATGCCGTGATGGCCGAAGCCGTCCGCCAGGCCCGCGAGCGGATTCTGTCCGGCTCCGACATCGCCACACCGCTTCGGGACAGCGGGGTTATCAGCCCGTCGATTGCTCATATGATTACCGTCGGCGAAAAGAGCGGAGAACTCGAACAAATGCTCCGGATGATCAGCCAGAATCTGGAGGCCGAGTCGGATGTAGTTATTGAGCGGCTCAGCAAGTTCGTTGAGCCGATTATCATACTCTTTATGGCTGGTTTGATCGGTCTGATTGCCTATGCGACAATGGTTCCGATTATCAAATTCTCTGTTACGCAATTTTAA
- a CDS encoding response regulator transcription factor, with protein sequence MRVVLVDDHQIVREGMCVLLQRRPDIEVVGQAGDGRTAVELVKKLQPDVVIMDIGMPNLNGIDATQQMLADNPNIKILALSTHSDASMVAKMIRAGASGYMLKESAFSELLTGLDTIMQGKTYLCAKIASVVFTDYVNMLTNPNWQSREVLTSREREILQLVAEGHTTKQIAQILNLSPKTVDSHREHIMQKLNIRTIAGLTKYAVQEGLTPNNP encoded by the coding sequence ATGCGAGTCGTGTTGGTGGATGATCATCAGATTGTCAGGGAGGGTATGTGTGTCCTTCTGCAGAGGCGTCCGGATATCGAGGTGGTCGGCCAGGCAGGGGACGGCAGGACGGCGGTAGAGCTGGTCAAGAAGCTGCAGCCTGATGTAGTCATTATGGACATTGGGATGCCGAATCTGAACGGGATTGATGCAACCCAGCAAATGCTCGCGGACAACCCGAACATTAAAATTCTTGCGCTGTCTACCCATTCGGATGCATCCATGGTTGCCAAGATGATTCGAGCCGGCGCCAGCGGCTATATGCTCAAGGAATCTGCTTTTTCGGAACTTCTAACCGGCCTCGATACGATCATGCAGGGCAAGACCTATCTGTGTGCCAAGATTGCCTCGGTAGTGTTTACGGATTATGTAAACATGCTCACCAATCCGAATTGGCAGTCCCGAGAAGTCCTGACTTCGCGGGAACGAGAGATTCTGCAGCTGGTTGCGGAGGGACACACAACAAAACAGATTGCCCAGATTCTGAATCTGAGCCCCAAAACCGTCGATTCACACCGAGAGCATATTATGCAGAAACTGAACATCCGTACCATTGCCGGGCTCACAAAATATGCTGTCCAGGAGGGTTTAACCCCTAACAATCCTTAA
- a CDS encoding ATP-binding protein encodes MFSTDRARQKRPSQSHALPEGGTMPLEELLRETHQKWIQSLEEQKQLQAKLERLEKDFHTIFDSVPAMIWYRDCQGTILRANRCAAESVGLSVEELVGKNYYELFPDGAQKALEKDMQVIVSGQPLYKQLRKYVTADNRVRWVLADRIPYWDENGQVAGVIVFAQDITEQKAAEDELHLANRRIEQANRQLRAAAERARILAEEAAAANRAKSEFLAHMSHELRMPMNAILGFAEILQEENLSEEQRQYVRTIQRSASNLLTLINEILDFSKIEAGKLRIEMVPCSCAEVVREVAELMEHSARSKGLDFQADCSPELPGVIYTDPMRLRQCLLNLVGNAIKFTEKGRVSVRVYPETAAGQKRIRFDVQDTGIGIEPEKQTLIFESFTQADSSICRKYGGTGLGLAVTRRLMGLLGGHVELASQPGKGSTFSLILPCFVEPMQNTAADPSVPAHVPQEDERHIGCIGRILLLDSDPPNPIHASLLLRRAGLDVCVVQGLREALAELKQNPFNLVLIALQKVQEARKAAAKLRNFDEQLPIVVITSDTSKKTAEQFKIAGSNAVLVEPVSRSQLYETLRSFLSVQAASSVPGESSSPEPESPEDLYETLPALIEQIRECYARSDYETLAEHAGRLVELGRRFHRLALTEKAARLQKFLTGGSVQPDELQKQVEELSDLCLQITLGR; translated from the coding sequence ATGTTCAGTACAGACCGAGCTCGGCAAAAGCGCCCTTCTCAGAGCCATGCACTGCCCGAAGGCGGAACAATGCCCCTGGAAGAGCTGCTTCGGGAAACCCATCAAAAGTGGATTCAGTCTCTGGAAGAGCAAAAACAGCTTCAGGCCAAACTCGAGCGGCTGGAGAAGGATTTCCACACAATCTTTGACTCCGTGCCGGCAATGATTTGGTACCGCGACTGTCAGGGAACAATCCTGCGGGCCAATCGCTGTGCCGCCGAATCCGTGGGGCTTTCCGTGGAAGAACTGGTCGGAAAAAATTATTATGAGTTATTTCCTGACGGGGCTCAAAAGGCCCTCGAAAAAGACATGCAGGTGATTGTGAGCGGCCAGCCCCTCTATAAGCAGCTTCGAAAGTACGTAACCGCCGACAATCGGGTTCGATGGGTTCTGGCAGACCGCATCCCCTATTGGGATGAGAATGGGCAGGTGGCCGGCGTCATTGTGTTTGCTCAGGACATCACGGAGCAAAAGGCCGCCGAGGATGAGCTGCATCTGGCCAACCGCCGCATCGAACAAGCCAACCGTCAGCTGCGCGCCGCCGCTGAGAGAGCCCGCATTCTGGCGGAGGAGGCCGCAGCGGCCAACCGCGCCAAGAGCGAATTTCTGGCGCATATGAGTCATGAATTGCGGATGCCGATGAATGCCATCCTCGGATTTGCAGAGATTCTGCAGGAAGAAAACCTTTCGGAGGAGCAGCGGCAGTATGTCCGGACGATTCAGCGTTCTGCCTCGAATCTGCTGACCCTGATTAATGAAATCCTTGATTTTTCAAAAATTGAGGCCGGCAAGCTGCGTATCGAAATGGTTCCCTGTTCCTGCGCGGAGGTTGTTCGAGAGGTGGCCGAACTGATGGAGCATTCGGCCCGCTCCAAAGGTCTTGACTTTCAGGCGGATTGTTCCCCGGAATTGCCCGGAGTTATTTATACCGACCCAATGCGGCTTCGTCAGTGTCTGCTGAATTTGGTAGGCAATGCCATAAAGTTTACGGAGAAGGGACGGGTGTCGGTGCGTGTTTATCCGGAGACAGCCGCCGGACAAAAGCGGATTCGTTTTGATGTGCAGGATACCGGCATCGGAATTGAACCGGAAAAACAGACCCTGATTTTTGAATCCTTTACACAGGCGGATTCTTCTATCTGCCGTAAATATGGAGGGACAGGTCTGGGGCTGGCTGTAACACGCCGGCTGATGGGACTGTTGGGCGGGCATGTGGAGCTGGCCAGCCAGCCCGGAAAAGGCAGTACCTTTTCTTTGATTTTGCCTTGTTTTGTGGAGCCGATGCAGAACACGGCGGCTGACCCTTCAGTTCCCGCCCATGTGCCGCAGGAGGATGAACGTCATATCGGCTGTATCGGCCGCATTCTTCTGCTTGACAGCGATCCGCCCAATCCGATTCACGCCTCCCTGCTGCTGCGCCGGGCCGGTCTGGACGTGTGCGTTGTTCAGGGCCTGCGTGAGGCGCTTGCGGAGCTTAAGCAGAATCCCTTTAATCTGGTGCTGATAGCTCTCCAGAAGGTTCAGGAGGCCCGCAAAGCAGCGGCTAAACTGCGCAATTTCGATGAACAGCTTCCGATAGTAGTGATTACATCCGACACGTCGAAAAAGACGGCGGAGCAATTTAAGATTGCAGGCAGCAATGCTGTTCTGGTTGAGCCGGTTTCACGAAGTCAGCTCTATGAAACCCTCCGTTCTTTTCTGTCAGTTCAGGCGGCGTCTTCGGTTCCCGGCGAAAGCTCCTCTCCGGAGCCTGAAAGTCCGGAAGACCTGTATGAAACACTGCCCGCCCTGATAGAACAGATTCGCGAATGTTATGCCCGAAGTGATTATGAAACGCTTGCCGAGCACGCTGGACGCCTCGTGGAGCTGGGGCGTCGATTCCATCGGCTTGCACTGACGGAAAAAGCCGCCCGTCTTCAGAAATTTTTAACGGGCGGGAGTGTTCAGCCGGATGAGCTCCAAAAACAAGTGGAGGAACTCAGCGACCTTTGCCTGCAGATTACGCTGGGCCGTTAA
- a CDS encoding type II secretion system protein GspK, whose translation MRHSRGLVLVVVLMVLVVLTAMTTALSLYIQHAKRRVNYMIDYQRARYACDSALKYVLSVMPEQQYRLASREGLPDFSDLFWLSQEDYAAYLQAWLDVADEEKLQQVLDLSGLTEEESEPQQTDLSLSEILSAFVQRMTDPNASEETPAEEEPKPIDPLKLVVPGPYGPPWPLVSKPIELTFGEAEVTIEIEDENAKMPLGWAVSANKAAKAALTTFCEWMSMTPEEIEGLHKECALIQEQKTFVIDPQPILIKSRTAAAAQQTAAPAPGGTTFRTTRRLPGQPTQPNAQPTQNQPAAQSTDVLRPAIAHAADFGKLFHSSLLDLEGLARSRIDSGLRNESPLRYLALWGSQEVNINTAPRQVLEAAFMMVAEKPEELAKTVIEQRQSKPFSTLRELEELVPEETSNLRSAAPYLTTQSVFFQIRIVSRCGNARCAAVATVFKDQKKVELLAVLYGR comes from the coding sequence ATGAGGCATTCACGCGGGCTTGTACTGGTAGTGGTGCTGATGGTTCTGGTTGTACTGACGGCCATGACCACCGCCCTGAGTTTGTATATTCAGCACGCCAAAAGACGCGTGAATTATATGATCGACTATCAGCGGGCACGCTATGCCTGCGATTCGGCCTTAAAATATGTCCTGTCGGTGATGCCGGAGCAGCAGTACCGCCTTGCATCCCGCGAGGGGCTGCCGGATTTTTCCGATTTGTTCTGGCTGTCCCAGGAGGACTACGCCGCATATCTTCAGGCCTGGCTGGATGTAGCAGACGAGGAGAAACTCCAGCAGGTTCTGGATTTGTCCGGCCTAACGGAAGAAGAATCCGAACCGCAACAGACCGACTTGTCGCTGTCGGAAATCCTGTCCGCTTTCGTGCAGCGAATGACAGACCCGAACGCCTCCGAAGAAACTCCTGCTGAAGAAGAGCCGAAACCGATTGACCCGCTCAAACTGGTCGTGCCTGGACCGTACGGGCCTCCCTGGCCCCTGGTGTCCAAGCCCATCGAATTAACCTTCGGAGAGGCGGAAGTCACCATCGAGATTGAAGATGAAAACGCCAAAATGCCGCTGGGCTGGGCCGTCTCCGCCAACAAAGCCGCCAAGGCGGCCCTGACTACGTTTTGTGAATGGATGTCGATGACGCCGGAGGAAATCGAAGGGCTTCACAAAGAATGTGCTCTGATTCAGGAACAGAAAACCTTTGTGATAGACCCGCAGCCAATCCTGATCAAATCCCGCACAGCCGCCGCAGCTCAGCAGACCGCTGCACCCGCTCCGGGCGGCACCACTTTCCGGACAACTCGACGTTTGCCGGGCCAGCCGACCCAGCCGAATGCACAGCCGACGCAAAACCAACCGGCTGCTCAGAGCACAGATGTTCTGCGGCCGGCCATCGCACACGCGGCGGATTTCGGCAAACTGTTTCACAGTTCCCTGCTGGACCTGGAAGGCCTGGCTCGCAGCCGGATTGACAGCGGCCTGCGAAATGAATCTCCCCTGCGGTATCTGGCCCTGTGGGGCTCTCAGGAAGTAAATATCAACACAGCTCCCCGTCAGGTGCTCGAAGCGGCATTTATGATGGTTGCCGAGAAACCGGAAGAGCTGGCGAAGACCGTTATTGAACAGCGACAAAGCAAGCCGTTCAGCACCCTGCGGGAACTGGAAGAACTGGTTCCGGAAGAAACTTCGAACCTGCGCTCCGCGGCACCGTATCTGACAACCCAGAGCGTCTTTTTCCAGATTCGAATTGTCAGCCGCTGCGGGAACGCCCGCTGTGCCGCTGTCGCAACGGTATTCAAAGACCAGAAAAAAGTGGAACTGCTGGCCGTGCTCTACGGCCGTTAA
- the gspG gene encoding type II secretion system major pseudopilin GspG, with protein sequence MKHTNRRTKGFTLVEIMAVVLILALLMGIAAKNFIGMTDKARVTTTKATLKELHAAVNMFKLDTGRYPTEEEGLRALIEQPSDVTGWTGYLETTDIPKDAWKNELVYVLNPESGKPFVIISYGADGKEGGEGYDADLYSTDVE encoded by the coding sequence ATGAAACACACAAATAGACGGACAAAAGGATTTACGCTGGTGGAAATTATGGCCGTGGTGCTGATTCTGGCACTGCTGATGGGAATCGCCGCCAAAAACTTCATCGGAATGACGGACAAGGCGCGCGTAACAACCACCAAAGCCACCCTGAAGGAGCTGCACGCGGCGGTCAATATGTTCAAGCTGGACACCGGCCGCTACCCCACAGAAGAAGAGGGGCTGCGGGCTCTGATTGAGCAGCCCTCGGACGTCACCGGCTGGACCGGGTATCTGGAAACCACAGATATTCCCAAAGATGCCTGGAAGAATGAACTGGTGTATGTCCTGAATCCGGAAAGCGGAAAGCCCTTTGTCATCATCAGTTACGGGGCCGACGGCAAAGAGGGCGGCGAAGGATATGATGCGGATCTGTACAGCACCGATGTGGAATAA